In Ptychodera flava strain L36383 chromosome 21, AS_Pfla_20210202, whole genome shotgun sequence, a genomic segment contains:
- the LOC139121381 gene encoding uncharacterized protein gives MCSAARLVIFLTFVIFTAEPTLGTYEDMMFVFDGSGYATLSSQITIPTFDAFSVCFWMQTTGSNLGSPFSYYDSVNDELAVYVFNHGGALGIYSCSSLITGVTGNDGNWNHVCLTWEDSGQVYFYWNGVQTAEQSGCMANANITGGGCFRIGQWQTSCSTSSFQALGSYSGNIAYFNIYSSALNETEVASLASNCTDNGDGDVLAWSDIMNSTLTSVTVETADVCPCNETTAPVNGSVAVTGTGISRGDEASFSCDAGYYLVGANNASCTNNGWSYDIPECSDIDECSSNNGNCGQTCVNEDGSYHCTCSNGYELNNDGLACDDIDECSVDNGGCNQTCVNIDGSFSCNCTAGYELDNDNTSCNDIDECSDNNGGCNQTCVNIGGSYSCDCTAGYELDNDGSTCNDIDECSLSSGGCDQICINSVGSFSCNCTTGYELDNDGITCNEILGIDLTITDANVTSPVNLVYQAELDSFITFYIVIENVGDTDLVDSSNGDSRYNISFYFSQQDDLDATVNQTAQAFTVDLNSATNLDTGVAASSTLTITDVQALVNVPSEDCPQYRYACFLVLLSSTVSDTESDTTNNDFCVAFSDEYAGQLTCSASNPRMDWLLTAMTSLILVYTNKMYLLH, from the exons ATGTGCTCTGCCGCAAGACTCGTAATTTTCCTCACGTTTGTGATTTTCACAGCAG AACCAACTCTGGGTACATATGAAGATATGATGTTCGTTTTCGACGGTAGCGGCTATGCGACGCTCTCATCTCAGATAACCATACCGACCTTTGATGCCTTCTCGGTCTGTTTCTGGATGCAAACGACCGGATCTAATTTAGGCTCCCCTTTTTCGTACTACGACTCCGTCAATGACGAGTTGGCCGTCTACGTGTTCAACCACGGCGGCGCGTTGGGCATATACAGCTGCAGCAGCCTCATCACAGGTGTGACCGGAAACGACGGTAACTGGAACCATGTTTGCCTGACGTGGGAAGACAGCGGACAGGTGTATTTTTACTGGAATGGTGTGCAAACAGCCGAGCAAAGTGGATGCATGGCCAATGCAAATATCACAGGAGGTGGTTGTTTTCGCATTGGGCAGTGGCAGACCAGTTGTTCAACCAGCTCATTTCAGGCCTTGGGTAGTTACTCAGGAAATATAGCGTACTTCAACATTTACAGTTCTGCTCTGAACGAGACTGAGGTTGCCAGTCTAGCTTCGAATTGTACAGATAACGGTGATGGCGATGTACTAGCGTGGTCGGATATCATGAATTCTACTTTAACATCAGTCACTGTGGAAACCGCTGATGTTTGTC CATGTAACGAAACTACAGCTCCTGTCAATGGGAGCGTAGCTGTAACCGGAACAGGTATCAGTCGAGGGGACGAAGCGTCTTTTTCATGTGACGCTGGCTACTATCTGGTTGGTGCCAATAACGCATCATGCACAAATAACGGCTGGTCCTATGATATACCAGAATGCTCAG ATATTGACGAATGTTCATCTAACAATGGTAACTGTGGTCAAACGTGTGTTAACGAAGACGGGTCATATCATTGTACATGTTCCAATGGCTACGAACTCAACAACGATGGATTGGCATGTGATG ACATCGACGAATGTTCTGTGGACAACGGTGGCTGTAACCAAACCTGCGTCAACATCGATGGATCATTTTCATGCAACTGCACGGCAGGTTATGAACTTGACAATGATAATACCTCATGCAATG ATATAGACGAATGTTCTGATAATAACGGCGGTTGTAACCAAACCTGCGTCAACATCGGCGGATCGTATTCCTGTGACTGCACGGCAGGTTATGAACTTGACAATGATGGCTCCACGTGTAATG ATATCGACGAATGTTCTCTAAGCAGCGGTGGATGTGACCAAATCTGCATAAACTCTGTTGGATCATTTTCCTGCAACTGCACAACAGGATACGAACTTGACAATGACGGCATCACTTGTAATG AGATACTCGGAATAG ATTTGACCATAACGGATGCCAATGTGACAAGTCCTGTTAACCTAGTCTACCAAGCCGAGCTAGATTCATTCATCACGTTTTACATCGTCATCGAAAACGTCGGAGACACTGATCTGGTTGACAGCAGCAACGGCGACAGTCGCTACAACATTTCATTCTACTTCAGTCAACAAGACGATCTGGACGCCACGGTAAACCAAACAGCACAAGCGTTCACCGTAGATTTAAACAGTGCCACAAACTTAGATACAGGTGTTGCTGCATCATCAACTTTGACGATAACAGACGTTCAGGCTCTTGTCAATGTGCCTTCGGAAGACTGCCCTCAATACAGATATGCGTGTTTCTTAGTGCTGTTATCTTCCACTGTCAGCGACACTGAGTCGGACACAACGAACAACGATTTCTGTGTTGCGTTTAGTGACGAATACGCTGGACAACTCACTTGTTCGG CGTCAAATCCGAGAATGGATTGGCTACTGACGGCGATGACATCATTGATACTGGTTTATACAAACAAAATGTATCTTTTGCACTGA